In Desulfosporosinus youngiae DSM 17734, the genomic stretch GCAGTGAAAGTTCCTGCGCTTGAAGTACATCTATCCAATATCCATGCACGGGAAGCGTTCAGAGCCAATTCGGTTATTGCCCCGGTCTGTATCGGACAAATCTCGGGCCTGGGTGCTGAAGGGTATGAATTAGCCTTGCGTTATGCCATCGCTTACCAAGTCCGAACGGCTGATGCATGAATTTTGGAAACTACAAATCACGAACTATGAACCAAGAACCACGACTACGAAAAGGGGGAACATCAATGAGTCGCCTGCAACAAATGCGTCAGCAGATGCTTAAGGATAATATAGACGCTTATGTTGTGATGCGCCCGGAGAATGGACGATATTTAAGCGGGTTTTCCGGCGGAGAAGCCACACTGTACATCACATTCGATAAAGCCTTATTATTGACCGACTTTCGCTACATAGAACAAGCTAAGGCTCAGGCCCCTGATTTTGAAATCATTGATGCCGGACAACAGACTCATTTTTCAAAATTGGCAGAAGTTGGGCAACAGGCCCAAAGAGTTGGATTTGAAGGGGACTTTGTCACATATCTGGACTTTGGAAAACTTAAGGATGCCTTTGCGCAAGGGGAACTTTTGTCGCTTCCGGATCTTGTCAGTCATTTACGCTCAGTGAAGGATGATTCCGAAGTTGAATTGATTCGGCAAGCTGTTAAAATTGCCGATAATGCATTTAATGAAGTATTGAAGACCATCGAAAGCGGACAGACTGAGGAAGAAATCAGCTTGAACTTAGAATTTTCGATGCGGCGGGCTGGTGCAAGCGGAGGTTCATTTGAGTTTATCGTAGCTTCGGGTGTTCGTTCGTGTATGCCTCACGGGACCGCCAGCTCTAAGCGGGTTCAATCAGGTGAGTTTCTGACAATGGACTTTGGAGCGATTTATCAGGGCTACTGTTCAGATATAACGCGAACAGTGTTTATCGGAGATCCTGAGGACAAGCACCGTCATATTTATGAAACTGTCTTGGCAGCACAATTGGCAGGAATCCAGGCTGTTGCACCCGGAAAATCCGGAAAAGAGGTCGATGCTGTAGCCCGTGGGGTTATCGAACAAGCAGGCTACGGAGACTATTTTGGACATGGATTGGGACATTCGGTCGGTCTGGCTATTCATGAAGGCCCTAATCTTAATAAACGGGAAGAGCGTATTCTGAAACCAGGCATGGTTGTTACCGTCGAACCGGGTATCTATATCCCGGATTGGGGCGGTGTTCGGATTGAAGATATTGTCTTGGTAACTGAAAACGGCTGTGAAGTCTTAACAAAAGCACCGAAAGACTTTATTGTTTTGGAATAAAATTTTTAGGGGGAAGTATTGACATGATTTCAACAAATGATTTTAAGACTGGGTTAACCATCGAGATAGATGGTGATGTGTTTTCAGTGGTTGAATTCCAACATGTTAAGCCAGGTAAGGGTGCGGCATTTGTGCGTACTAAACTGAAA encodes the following:
- a CDS encoding M24 family metallopeptidase produces the protein MSRLQQMRQQMLKDNIDAYVVMRPENGRYLSGFSGGEATLYITFDKALLLTDFRYIEQAKAQAPDFEIIDAGQQTHFSKLAEVGQQAQRVGFEGDFVTYLDFGKLKDAFAQGELLSLPDLVSHLRSVKDDSEVELIRQAVKIADNAFNEVLKTIESGQTEEEISLNLEFSMRRAGASGGSFEFIVASGVRSCMPHGTASSKRVQSGEFLTMDFGAIYQGYCSDITRTVFIGDPEDKHRHIYETVLAAQLAGIQAVAPGKSGKEVDAVARGVIEQAGYGDYFGHGLGHSVGLAIHEGPNLNKREERILKPGMVVTVEPGIYIPDWGGVRIEDIVLVTENGCEVLTKAPKDFIVLE